In Bombus vancouverensis nearcticus chromosome 1, iyBomVanc1_principal, whole genome shotgun sequence, a single genomic region encodes these proteins:
- the LOC117153524 gene encoding uncharacterized protein LOC117153524: MLFQKRIPLTFRKIKDVRWSTKDKLEQYRGILKLHAREKKIRLQDATKLKKKISWQLSTYKRDVNNYRQIVNEITKGIPKGHVRGLLRSRKNLRLKCQGREIEHICESICEENHRKRCQLDKLRYEKKQKMKRCFELQVEHAELCNIYKEEKDVPWTRAQQRLVSRYQKSVARQNAAKAINLTYAYILEILKKDAVYHEILLDSLKQDRISQCKVILRTTIMGQLATEETNDIESKYKRVARNVWNNMKEKERMLEIVREQVEDLWSYAQSLIRTESEGILTTEIIRSGTTSNNALEKQISYLEGIFDKIKDSLLVHSYRELLSRLEEQMKQRTRLLEQFDRNVKERDSLLSKKNEALSTLSNFEHALVATIEEYNADKNILLEQIAMQKKRELERKNSKKERGELLMDIRAALQNMVAMLICVKRGNKIVARKPTEEFDKRFDIPMMEKMETEGLALLSTVSRKVGALFGMSNFELDKDREERAKDLYQTYVSNYRSKIKFKDAEVEPTGLIVEHQAIDSSVPTRAEIKLRSKQAVEAYLRLE, encoded by the exons ATGTTATTTCAGAAACGAATTCCACTGACATTCCGTAAAATCAAAGATGTAAGATGGTCGACTAAAGATAAATTAGAACAATATCGCGGGATCCTTAAATTACATG CACGCGAAAAGAAGATAAGACTGCAAGATGCtacaaaattaaagaaaaagatatCATGGCAATTAAGTACGTACAAACGAGATGTAAACAATTATCGTCAAATTGTTAACGAGATAACGAAAGGAATTCCAAAAGGTCATGTACGTGGTTTATTACGAAGTCGTAAAAATTTACGATTAAAATGCCAAGGCCGAGAAATAGAA CACATTTGTGAATCTATTTGCGAGGAAAACCATAGGAAACGCTGTCAATTAGATAAGCTTCGTTACGAGAAGAAACAAAAGATGAAACGATGTTTCGAACTACAA GTAGAACACGCAGAGCTGTGCAATatttacaaggaagagaaagacgtGCCATGGACTCGAGCGCAACAAAGATTGGTGTCGCGATATCAAAAATCTGTTGCGAGACAAAATGCAGCAAAGGCGATAAATTTAACGTATGCTTACATACTTGAAATCTTAAAAAAG GATGCGGTATATCACGAAATTTTATTGGATAGCTTGAAACAAGATCGTATAAGTCAATGTAAAGTGATACTTCGAACAACGATAATGGGTCAACTTGCAACCGAAGAAACGAATGACATCGAATCAAAGTACAAACGTGTAGCACGAAACGTTTGGAATAACATGAAGGAAAAAGAACGTATGCTGGAGATCGTACGTGAACAAGTAGAGGACTTGTGGTCGTACGCGCAATCCCTCATACGAACCGAA AGCGAGGGGATATTAACTACAGAAATTATACGCTCTGGAACCACATCGAATAATGCGTTAGAAAAGCAAATAAGCTATTTGGAaggaatattcgataaaatcAAGGATTCATTGTTGGTCCATTCTTATCGAGAATTGCTTTCAAG GTTGGAAGAACAAATGAAACAACGAACACGACTGTTGGAACAATTTGATCGGAACGTGAAGGAGCGTGATTCGTTGTTAAGTAAGAAAAATGAGGCATTGTCCACTCTGTCTAATTTCGAACACGCCCTTGTAGCCACTATTGAGGA GTATAACGCGGACAAAAATATCTTGCTGGAACAGATCGCGATGCAAAAGAAGCGTGAACTTGaacgaaaaaattcaaaaaaggAACGCGGTGAATTACTGATGGACATAAGAGCGGCTTTGCAGAATATGGTAGCGATGTTGATTTGTGTTAAAAGAGGTAATAAAATAGTAGCGAGAAAGCCAACGGAAGAATTTGATAAACGATTCGACATACCAATGATGGAAAAAATGGAGACAGAAG GTTTAGCATTATTGTCCACTGTTAGTAGAAAAGTAGGGGCACTATTCGGAATGAGCAATTTCGAACTGGACAAAGACAGAGAAGAGAGAGCGAAAGACTTGTATCAAACTTACGTCTCAAATTATCGTTCAAAGATCAAGTTCAAAGATGCGGAAGTGGAACCAACGG GTCTCATCGTCGAGCATCAAGCAATTGATTCATCGGTGCCAACGCGGGCAGAGATTAAATTAAGGAGTAAACAAGCTGTGGAAGCTTATTTAAGACTGGAGTGA
- the hig gene encoding locomotion-related protein hikaru genki isoform X1 yields the protein MSIEKERTRKFFESAHGMKLSAGFYVLLLGLVTTVTFCTAKQIDSDGFHRGCKLEGLHPFLIVTYKNITISVDKITVPHGERVTVRCRELGKYKLVGDPLLHCRNASWSGKLPSCTPTTAISNYTGETEDVPPTIVFGLPAGSAAVEPSGALAVYPGSILHLECLFARKLGNPEWTWTSTFRQYLTGWAIAARERDWKYRLSIYYAKTQDSGVYTCSTPRGLSNSIRVHVVDVQCPVLNLPKPPLIGKIEGARMGHGATFECPIGFKLEGAAGITCQYNGKWSAEIPRCETIVCPPIDKFDDTRLQLLEYNNTFGRRAVFACMWGHRLLGSQSIECQDDGSWSGSTPSCEEIICPTPSIPKSGRIIEQTNRHNSGRKHQTRMYKVGALVRFACVPGHQLLGEASVICTENGTWSHPPPVCKVRCPYPGDPPHGRIAPLKFWYKPGDNIQVTCSPGYVTPLEPVRKPTCRENGIWSAPPPPCRSYKDV from the exons ATGTCCAtcgagaaagaaagaacaagGAAATTCTTTGAAAGCGCGCATGGCATGAAACTGAGTGCAGGATTTTATGTTTTGTTACTTGGGCTTGTAACAACAGTTACTTTTTGCACGGCGAAACAAATAG ATTCCGACGGATTTCATAGAGGTTGTAAACTTGAAGGATTACATCCATTTTTAATCGTGACCTACAAGAATATTACAATATCT GTAGACAAGATCACTGTACCACACGGGGAACGGGTAACGGTAAGATGCAGAGAACTTGGCAAATACAAGCTCGTCGGTGATCCTCTGTTGCATTGTCGTAATGCAAGTTGGAGCGGGAAACTACCCTCTTGTACTCCAACGACAGCGATTTCAAATTATACCG GAGAAACAGAGGATGTACCGCCAACGATCGTGTTTGGATTACCGGCCGGTTCAGCAGCAGTCGAGCCATCTGGTGCTCTCGCCGTTTATCCTGGAAGCATTCTTCACCTGGAATGCCTATTCGCTAGAAAACTTGGTAATCCAGAATGGACTTGGACCTCGACATTTCGTCAATACTTGACCG GATGGGCGATCGCTGCTCGTGAAAGAGACTGGAAGTATCGATTATCGATATATTATGCGAAAACGCAAGATTCAGGAGTTTACACGTGCTCTACACCTCGTGGATTATCCAACTCCATACGTGTCCACGTTGTCG ATGTTCAGTGTCCCGTTTTGAACCTACCCAAACCACCGTTAATCGGTAAGATCGAAGGTGCGCGTATGGGTCACGGAGCAACGTTCGAATGTCCAATTGGATTTAAACTAGAAGGCGCAGCTGGTATAACGTGTCAATACAACG GTAAATGGTCAGCCGAAATTCCGCGATGCGAAACAATCGTATGTCCACCTATagataaattcgatgatacAAGGTTGCAACTTCTCGAATACAACAATACGTTTGGTCGTAGAGCGGTATTTGCCTGCATGTGGGGTCATAGATTATTAGGATCGCAGAGCATAGAGTGCCAAGATGACGGTTCGTGGAGCGGAAGTACGCCTAGTTGTGAGG AAATCATCTGCCCGACTCCGTCGATACCAAAGAGTGGCCGTATTATCGAACAAACGAATCGCCATAATTCAGGAAGAAAACACCAAACGCGTATGTACAAAGTTGGTGCACTTGTCAGGTTTGCTTGCGTGCCTGGTCATCAATTGTTAGGCGAGGCTTCTGTAATATGTACAGAGAACGGAACATGGTCTCATCCGCCACCAGTTT GTAAAGTGAGATGTCCTTACCCAGGCGATCCGCCCCACGGACGAATCGCACCTCTTAAATTTTGGTACAAACCAGGTGATAATATACAG GTAACTTGTTCACCGGGATACGTTACACCATTGGAACCCGTAAGGAAGCCAACTTGTCGAGAAAATGGAATATGGAGTGCTCCCCCACCACCTTGTAGGTCATATAAAGATGTTTAA
- the hig gene encoding locomotion-related protein hikaru genki isoform X2 codes for MSIEKERTRKFFESAHGMKLSAGFYVLLLGLVTTVTFCTAKQIDSDGFHRGCKLEGLHPFLIVTYKNITISVDKITVPHGERVTVRCRELGKYKLVGDPLLHCRNASWSGKLPSCTPTTAISNYTEDVPPTIVFGLPAGSAAVEPSGALAVYPGSILHLECLFARKLGNPEWTWTSTFRQYLTGWAIAARERDWKYRLSIYYAKTQDSGVYTCSTPRGLSNSIRVHVVDVQCPVLNLPKPPLIGKIEGARMGHGATFECPIGFKLEGAAGITCQYNGKWSAEIPRCETIVCPPIDKFDDTRLQLLEYNNTFGRRAVFACMWGHRLLGSQSIECQDDGSWSGSTPSCEEIICPTPSIPKSGRIIEQTNRHNSGRKHQTRMYKVGALVRFACVPGHQLLGEASVICTENGTWSHPPPVCKVRCPYPGDPPHGRIAPLKFWYKPGDNIQVTCSPGYVTPLEPVRKPTCRENGIWSAPPPPCRSYKDV; via the exons ATGTCCAtcgagaaagaaagaacaagGAAATTCTTTGAAAGCGCGCATGGCATGAAACTGAGTGCAGGATTTTATGTTTTGTTACTTGGGCTTGTAACAACAGTTACTTTTTGCACGGCGAAACAAATAG ATTCCGACGGATTTCATAGAGGTTGTAAACTTGAAGGATTACATCCATTTTTAATCGTGACCTACAAGAATATTACAATATCT GTAGACAAGATCACTGTACCACACGGGGAACGGGTAACGGTAAGATGCAGAGAACTTGGCAAATACAAGCTCGTCGGTGATCCTCTGTTGCATTGTCGTAATGCAAGTTGGAGCGGGAAACTACCCTCTTGTACTCCAACGACAGCGATTTCAAATTATACCG AGGATGTACCGCCAACGATCGTGTTTGGATTACCGGCCGGTTCAGCAGCAGTCGAGCCATCTGGTGCTCTCGCCGTTTATCCTGGAAGCATTCTTCACCTGGAATGCCTATTCGCTAGAAAACTTGGTAATCCAGAATGGACTTGGACCTCGACATTTCGTCAATACTTGACCG GATGGGCGATCGCTGCTCGTGAAAGAGACTGGAAGTATCGATTATCGATATATTATGCGAAAACGCAAGATTCAGGAGTTTACACGTGCTCTACACCTCGTGGATTATCCAACTCCATACGTGTCCACGTTGTCG ATGTTCAGTGTCCCGTTTTGAACCTACCCAAACCACCGTTAATCGGTAAGATCGAAGGTGCGCGTATGGGTCACGGAGCAACGTTCGAATGTCCAATTGGATTTAAACTAGAAGGCGCAGCTGGTATAACGTGTCAATACAACG GTAAATGGTCAGCCGAAATTCCGCGATGCGAAACAATCGTATGTCCACCTATagataaattcgatgatacAAGGTTGCAACTTCTCGAATACAACAATACGTTTGGTCGTAGAGCGGTATTTGCCTGCATGTGGGGTCATAGATTATTAGGATCGCAGAGCATAGAGTGCCAAGATGACGGTTCGTGGAGCGGAAGTACGCCTAGTTGTGAGG AAATCATCTGCCCGACTCCGTCGATACCAAAGAGTGGCCGTATTATCGAACAAACGAATCGCCATAATTCAGGAAGAAAACACCAAACGCGTATGTACAAAGTTGGTGCACTTGTCAGGTTTGCTTGCGTGCCTGGTCATCAATTGTTAGGCGAGGCTTCTGTAATATGTACAGAGAACGGAACATGGTCTCATCCGCCACCAGTTT GTAAAGTGAGATGTCCTTACCCAGGCGATCCGCCCCACGGACGAATCGCACCTCTTAAATTTTGGTACAAACCAGGTGATAATATACAG GTAACTTGTTCACCGGGATACGTTACACCATTGGAACCCGTAAGGAAGCCAACTTGTCGAGAAAATGGAATATGGAGTGCTCCCCCACCACCTTGTAGGTCATATAAAGATGTTTAA